In Hippoglossus hippoglossus isolate fHipHip1 chromosome 11, fHipHip1.pri, whole genome shotgun sequence, the sequence TATaggatgagtttttttttacctccacgTAGAGGGAAGACGACGTGTTTGACAAAGGAGAGGACGCCGTTGTTCTGGATGTTGCCGGGCTCACAGAACGccttcttcagcttcttcttcacgTCTTCTTTGGAGTCCAGCAGGTCAATCTTTGACTCCTGCCGCCGCAAAGAGACAAAGAAGTGATGACTGGTCACAGGCATCAAGAAAAGTGTACATAGAAATATGATCATCACTTTTTCCTGTGAAAAATACAATTAACTAACAAAACTTACTTCTTCTGAAGAGCTCATCTTGGCTCCGGTCAGTCCCGGTACCATCGGGTTCATCAGATGTGCCCGTTTAGCATAACCGAGAGACGGCAAGTactggagacagaaaaaaacactttcgaTTTTAAAGACCTTATTCAGAGAACTGTTTCATGAGCTCTTGTCCTTGTGATATCAACacttgcagttttcttttttatttagtcatttatcATAAAGAAATGGTTAAACTGAAAattcaattatatttatttttcaaaagtGTTTGAGTATAGTAAGAAAGATTAAGTATATGTATTTGATGATATATCGGAAGGCGAATATTTTTACTCTATCTATTTTTACTAGTATCTGCATCGATTTCGGTCTGGCTTTAGTAAGAAGTGTGAGTAATGAAGGAAAAACAGGGGGGGTTAAACTCAATGTGCCAGTGTGAAGGGAGATGTCACCTTCTCTGCCAGGGTGAAAATCTTCCTCTGGTCCACTCCTCCAAACTGGGCGTCCACCTTCAGGTACTCCTCATCCAGAGCCTGTCCAGAGaaacatgtcacatttacatttaacaacaaacattaagataaataaacactGTGGTGAGATTACATCAGTATTTgcaatttaatttgtctttggGTTTATGAATGTGTTGTTACCTGCAGTCCAGGGTAGAGAAGTCCACTCAGCATAGGATGCTCCACCTGTTTGACAACCTCAGCTCCGGCCTTCTTAGCATCATGCTCTGTCACCATGGAGGACAGGCGGTACACATCCAGAGTGTACTCTCtgataaacatgaaaacaaagagcttAATAATAAGTCTGAGTGTAGGTTGCAGCGTCTGAGACTATTTCACTGAATGTACTATTAAACAAATGTCAGGACAGTCAGGGAGTAGCGTCGGCACAACTGACCTGCTGAGCTGGAAGTCCGTTCCTTTGACAAACTTGAGTTTATCCAGAGGCACGCCGATGCTCTCCAACATGGCCTTGATGACCTGTTCGTAGTACTTCACCctgagctccagcagctcccagGGTGCCTTCATGTTGTCGAGGAAGGCATGCAAGTCTGCGAAGAGGATAGTGacctgaggaaaagaaaaagacaacaaaagtTGGCGTGTAAACTGCTGTAAGATGTGCACACAGATTAAATTCTATTCTCGATGACAGACAAGATGCTCAGTGCAGCGTATCCACCTCACAGCCTGCCTTGAGGAAGTCTGCGATCTTGGACATGGGGACGAAGTAAGCGACATGGGGTTTTCCTGTGGTTGCTGTTCCCCAGTAAACTTTCAGCTCCCTCTCCTGAAGAACCTGCTTCAGCTTCTCCTCTCCAAGGACCTCCTGCAGggcacaacaaacaaacaaacaaacaaacacacaaacaatcagagATCCATGAGACAGAGAGCGGCAGGTGGACTTCATTCACTGTGGCCGTGTTCAGACCTGGTGATGACATCCATCCTGATAATATCTCCTGTGACCACTGGTGATCGGATATCCCATCCTTGCTCTACATGCAAAtaatcacacttttttttttaccgatttaagaaaagtatcagtcattatgtggtgattagggttaggggttgtcaatgtggtctgagtgatccGATCTCAGGACACATCCAGGACGGATTGTGGGTGCGATCAGACCTCCACCTGCCACTGTGGATCGGATCTCCCAGGATggattttaataccaggtctcAATAGAGTCTGTGAGTATGTGTGATGGTTTGTCTTCCTCACCTGAAGGTTCCTCGTGATGAGGTCGAACTTCTCATCTGGGCTCAGCTGATCCGCCATGGTGCAGGGTCTTCTGACTGGGAACACAGTGAAGACAGCAGGTCAAGCACTGATGtgataaacagcagcagcagcagatttgaTTTGAGACTCTCTGGGTCACATGAGCTCAAATCACTCCAGATGAGTGTCCTTATTAAAGCCCAATGACAGAAACTGAACGGTAACACCCACTGACACGAGTGACAGGTACATTAGAGCTGAGCGAGGGTGGGCGTTAGCAATCTCCCCGCATTCCGCCTGACGTTACAGCTGAACTGAGCTGGACTTTCAGGTTAACGTCACGCTGGTGATGAATCAACACTAAAGCTAAAGCTAAGCGGCTAACTAGCGACCAAACCATGTGCAGCTAACGTCACCGAGCTCCGGTTAAAGCTGCGCCTTGTTCAGTGGCTACACTTACAGCTCGTGTGACGTCAGTTCACTACAAAGACTCAGGGATCAAACTGCTGACTGACCTCAAG encodes:
- the yars1 gene encoding tyrosine--tRNA ligase, cytoplasmic, whose product is MADQLSPDEKFDLITRNLQEVLGEEKLKQVLQERELKVYWGTATTGKPHVAYFVPMSKIADFLKAGCEVTILFADLHAFLDNMKAPWELLELRVKYYEQVIKAMLESIGVPLDKLKFVKGTDFQLSREYTLDVYRLSSMVTEHDAKKAGAEVVKQVEHPMLSGLLYPGLQALDEEYLKVDAQFGGVDQRKIFTLAEKYLPSLGYAKRAHLMNPMVPGLTGAKMSSSEEESKIDLLDSKEDVKKKLKKAFCEPGNIQNNGVLSFVKHVVFPLRGEFRIKRDPKWGGEKIYTVFEEVEKEFSEELIHPGDLKASVEVSLNQLLDPIRKKFESPELRKLTNTAYPNPSKTKSGGKGAKAAGGGGGEDDELAPSRLDIRVGKIISVERHPDADSLYLEKIDVGEAEPRTVVSGLVAYLSPEDLQDRMVLLLCNLKPQKMRGVESQAMLLCAAIEGEPRRVEPLDPPEGSSPGERVFVEGYETGKADDRLNPKKKVWEKLQVDLKVSDECVAQWKDNQLMTKLGQIKCKTLKGGNIS